The proteins below come from a single Ictalurus furcatus strain D&B chromosome 15, Billie_1.0, whole genome shotgun sequence genomic window:
- the tut4 gene encoding terminal uridylyltransferase 4 isoform X2 has product MDETKSPLKSGKPSRSGGSKASSRAQKERENAKTPNRSKNTAASRVKEEGQGGYAGGKGRAGSPQESGRSKARRLTGRTGSGERGKVRNPTQQGVRSGNLTPLSTKEENTAPNKTPRPALRDRHAEDSSGSGLCPGAKRRSSLPPSNRSRRNSERLYHRDKPKVDRSLGEVLARRPAESAPDGVDETNLTSDQQLGLKQAEERLQRDYIHRLTKQSPDYPNFQYLCKLCSVHVDNIQGAHKHIKEKRHKKNIMEKQEENELRSLPPPSPAHLRALNSAVMEAAQEHGISEQEFQQRDTVLRSMELIIQRHLPACSLRLYGSCLTRFAFKSSDVNIDVLYPSSMTQPDVLIQVLDILKKSDEFSDVESDFHAKVPVIFCRDVSCGLLCKVSAGNDVACLTTNHLAALAKLEPRLVPLVLAFRYWAKLCHVDCQAEGGIPSYSFSLMVIFFLQQRKQPILPVYLGYWIEGFDVKRVDEYHLTAIQLGHFVGWEHRPGSANEGRGDKSKNEPQKHDGQKSAEKKNENQKGKTHLVLENTESVSLGQLWLELLRFYTLEFALEDYIISIRLKELLPRDVKNWPRRRLAIEDPFALKRNVARSLNSQMVFEYIQERFRTAYRYFACPQSRNGHTPERDVLRPRVTRPARTCAVETKRGEEEEDGVNSTDDDDADEEEEDEDEAGDEEQRVSRGLARLLVEDEDEDGIRHPSSPTPSSHNGLFPDSDNEEQDEVGRKAPERESIAPEDLHYTFDRMIFTGGKPPTVVCSICKRDGHLKDDCPEDFKKMELTPLPPMTERFREILDNLCRRCYDELSPTPGEQYKREQILAGLERFIRKEYNDTAQLCLFGSSKNGFGFRDSDLDICMTLEGHDTAEKLNCKEIIEALAKVLKKHTGLRNILPITTAKVPIVKFEHKLSSLEGDISLYNTLAQHNTRMLATYAALDPRVQYLGYTIKVFAKRCDIGDASRGSLSSYAYILMVLYFLQQRQPPVIPVLQEIYDGSSVPQRMVDGWNAFFFEDLDELRRRWPEFQQNHETVGELWLGLLRFYTEEFDFKEHVISIRQRKRLTTFEKQWTSKCIAIEDPFDLNHNLGAGVSRKMTNFIMKAFINGRKLFGTPFYPMLGMEADYFFDSKVLTDGELAPNDRCCRICGKIGHYMKDCPKRRRSDRMKKKESDKDEEMREEDREPRERRCFQCGYLGHVRRECPDYRHLRQRGAPTQVPQMIRSMVSSQAIPIPQSGTSQDRPGRTRQPSECSDTRQTPPYSPQPSTFIQPSVSPQSSQSAKPSPGSSSSSSALSKSPHHPSLPLPATPPQQQQQQVHLSLFGFTPSQYMGMLSPGTWPSHPPSPGVKYNMRKGQGNGGAGHTSNPTPVNLNDPSIIFAQPAGRDGGPHWHNHHLNNPGALVANGTVGKSAGFQAPFGSVGQVSRSLGNSGAGSISVSSSWGFRMPQTYMQQSNKPFISQSAVANQHFPLLQSGRPVNLSYIQQKK; this is encoded by the exons atggatgagaccaaaagcCCATTGAAGTCCGGAAAGCCGTCTCGATCGGGCGGGAGCAAGGCCTCATCCAGAGCACAGAAGGAGCGCGAGAACGCCAAGACGCCAAATCGCAGTAAAAACACGGCAGCGTCCAGAGTGAAGGAGGAGGGCCAGGGTGGGTATGCCGGGGGCAAAGGGAGAGCAGGAAGTCCTCAGGAGTCAGGAAGAAGCAAAGCGCGCAGGCTGACGGGGAGAACAGGCTCGGGGGAGAGAGGCAAGGTGAGGAATCCGACTCAGCAGGGGGTCAGGAGTGGAAACCTCACGCCTCTCAGCACCAAGGAGGAGAACACCGCTCCGAATAAAACCCCCAGACCTGCACTGAGGGACAGACATGCag AAGATTCTTCTGGCTCAGGGTTGTGTCCCGGCGCTAAGCGGCGCTCCAGCCTGCCGCCATCGAACAGGTCTCGCAGAAACTCTGAGCGTTTATACCACAGAGACAAACCGAAGGTGGACAGGTCTCTTG GCGAGGTGTTGGCGAGACGGCCGGCGGAGAGCGCTCCAGATGGTGTGGACGAGACGAACCTGACCTCCGATCAGCAGCTGGGTCTGAAACAGGCCGAGGAGAGACTGCAGAGAGACTACATCCACAGACTGACCAAG CAGTCCCCAGATTACCCAAATTTCCAGTATCTATGCAAACTCTGCTCGGTTCACGTGGACAACATCCAGGGTGCTCACAAACACATCAAAGAGAAACGGCACAAGAAGAACAtcatg gagaagcAGGAGGAGAACGAGTTGCGTTCGTTACCCCCTCCATCTCCAGCTCACCTGCGAGCACTGAACTCAGCTGTGATGGAGGCGGCGCAGGAGCATGGCATCTCCGAGCAGGAGTTCCAGCAGAGAGACACTGTGCTGCGGAGCATGGAGCTGATCATCCAGAGACACCTACCTG cgTGTTCTCTGCGTCTCTACGGTTCCTGTCTCACGCGATTCGCCTTCAAGTCCAGTGACGTCAACATCGACGTACTCTATCCCTCCAGT ATGACGCAACCTGACGTCCTTATTCAAGTGCTGGACATCCTGAAGAAGAGCG ATGAGTTCTCAGATGTGGAGTCGGACTTCCATGCTAAAGTTCCCGTCATCTTCTGCCGTGATGTGTCCTG TGGTTTATTGTGTAAAGTGAGCGCAGGAAATGATGTCGCGTGCCTCACCACCAATCACCTGGCAGCATTGGCCAAGCTGGAGCCTCGCCTGGTTCCTCTGGTGCTGGCATTCCGCTACTGGGCCAAg CTGTGTCATGTGGACTGCCAGGCCGAGGGCGGGATTCCTTCCTACTCCTTCTCGCTGATGGTCATCTTTTTCCTGCAGCAAAGGAAGCAGCCCATTCTACCTGTGTATCTCGGCTACTGG ATCGAAGGGTTCGACGTGAAGCGTGTGGACGAGTATCACCTGACCGCCATTCAGTTGGGGCACTTTGTGGGATGGGAGCACAGACCGGGCAGCGCTAACGAGGGGCGCGGAGACAAGAGCAAAAACGAACCCCAAAAACATGACGGCCAAAAATCAGCCGAGAAAAAGAACGAGAACCAGAAGGGCAAg ACCCATCTGGTGCTGGAGAACACGGAGAGCGTCTCTCTCGGCCAGCTGTGGTTGGAGCTGCTACGTTTCTACACGCTGGAGTTCGCTCTGGAGGATTACATCATTAGCATCCGGTTGAAGGAGCTGCTGCCCCGAGACGTGAAGAACTGGCCACGCCGCCGCCTCGCCATTGAGG ACCCGTTTGCCCTGAAGAGGAATGTAGCGCGGAGTCTGAACAGTCAGATGGTGTTCGAGTACATCCAGGAGCGATTCCGCACCGCCTACCGATACTTCGCCTGCCCTCAGAGCCGTAATGGACACACCCCCGAACGAGATGTGCTGCGACCACGTGTGACCCGGCCGGCCAGAACGTGCGCCGTCGAAActaagagaggagaggaagaggaggacggCGTGAACAGCACCGATGACGATGATGCGGACGAAGAAGAGGAAGACGAAGATGAAGCTGGAGATGAAGAGCAGCGTGTGAGCAGAGGCTTAGCCAGGCTGCTTGTCGAGGACGAGGACGAAGACGGCATCCGTCACCCCTCTTCCCCGACCCCGTCCTCTCACAATGGCCTGTTCCCCGACAGCGACAATGAGGAGCAGGATGAAGTCGGGCGGAAAGCTCCGGAACGGGAGAGCATCGCCCCGGAGGACCTGCACTATACGTTCGACAGGATGATCTTCACTGGAGGAAAG cccCCGACGGTGGTGTGCAGTATCTGTAAGCGAGACGGCCATCTGAAAGACgactgtcctgaagactttaagAAGATGGAGCTGACTCCTCTGCCTCCCATGACGGAGCGCTTCAGAGAAATCCTCGACAACCTGTGCAGGCGCTGCTACG atgagcTGTCGCCAACTCCGGGAGAGCAGTATAAGAGGGAACAGATTCTAGCCGGTCTGGAGCGCTTCATTCGGAAAGAGTATAAtg atacAGCCCAGCTGTGTCTGTTTGGTTCCTCCAAGAACGGTTTCGGTTTCCGTGACAGTGACCTGGACATCTGTATGACGTTGGAGGGTCACGACACAGCAGAG AAACTGAACTGTAAAGAGATCATTGAGGCGTTAGCCAAGGTGCTGAAGAAACACACAG GTCTGAGGAACATCTTGCCTATAACGACCGCCAAAGTGCCTATCGTCAAGTTCGAACACAAGCTGAGCAGTCTGGAAGGAGACATCAGCCTCTACAACACACTG GCTCAGCACAACACACGTATGTTGGCCACGTACGCAGCCCTGGACCCACGTGTGCAGTATTTGGGCTATACCATAAAAGTGTTTGCAAAG aggtGTGACATCGGCGATGCTTCAAGGGGTAGTCTCTCATCTTACGCCTACATCCTCATGGTGCTGTACTTCCTGCAGCAGAGACAGCCTCCCGTCATCCCCGTCCTACAGgag ATCTACGACGGGAGTTCCGTTCCTCAGAGGATGGTTGACGGCTGGAACGCGTTCTTTTTCGAAGACCTGGACGAGCTG CGGCGGCGTTGGCCTGAGTTCCAGCAGAACCACGAGACGGTAGGGGAGCTGTGGCTCGGCCTACTGCGCTTCTATACTGAGGAGTTCGACTTTAAAGAGCACGTGATCTCCATCCGGCAGCGGAAACGCCTCACCACATTCGAGAAACAGTGGACCTCCAAGTGCATTGCCATCGAAG atcCCTTCGACTTGAATCACAATCTCGGTGCTGGAGTGTCACGGAAAA tGACGAATTTCATCATGAAGGCATTCATTAATGGCAGGAAGTTGTTCGGAACGCCATTTTATCCAATGCTGGGGATGGAAgcg GATTACTTCTTCGACTCGAAGGTGCTGACGGATGGTGAGCTCGCTCCGAATGACCGCTGCTGTCGGATCTGTGGCAAAATCGGACATTACATGAAGGACTGCCCGAAGAGGCGCAGGTCAGacag gatgaagaagaaggagagTGATAAGGATGAGGAGATGCGTGAGGAGGACAGAGAGCCGAGGGAGAGACGCTGTTTCCAGTGCGGATACCTAGGACACGTCCGGAGAGAATGTCCTGATTACAGACACCTCCGACAGAGAGGAGCTCCTACacagg TTCCTCAGATGATCCGTTCCATGGTGAGCTCTCAGGCCATCCCCATTCCTCAGAGTGGTACGTCCCAGGATCGACCTGGCCGGACCAGGCAGCCATCAGAATGT TCAGACACACGTCAGACTCCTCCGTACTCGCCCCAGCCATCTACGTTCATCCAGCCTTCCGTCTCTCCTCAGTCATCTCAGAGTGCCAAGCCTTCGCCAGgctcctcgtcctcctcgtcCGCTCTGTCCAAATCCCCCCAtcatccctctctccctcttcccgcCACTcctcctcagcagcagcagcagcaggttcatctgtctctctttggtTTCACCCCCTCTCAGTACATGGGCATGCTCTCACCGGGCACCTGGCCCTCCCATCCGCCCTCCCCGGGGGTAAAGTACAATATGAGGAAGGGGCAGGGGA
- the tut4 gene encoding terminal uridylyltransferase 4 isoform X6, with product MDETKSPLKSGKPSRSGGSKASSRAQKERENAKTPNRSKNTAASRVKEEGQGGYAGGKGRAGSPQESGRSKARRLTGRTGSGERGKVRNPTQQGVRSGNLTPLSTKEENTAPNKTPRPALRDRHAGEVLARRPAESAPDGVDETNLTSDQQLGLKQAEERLQRDYIHRLTKQSPDYPNFQYLCKLCSVHVDNIQGAHKHIKEKRHKKNIMEKQEENELRSLPPPSPAHLRALNSAVMEAAQEHGISEQEFQQRDTVLRSMELIIQRHLPACSLRLYGSCLTRFAFKSSDVNIDVLYPSSMTQPDVLIQVLDILKKSDEFSDVESDFHAKVPVIFCRDVSCGLLCKVSAGNDVACLTTNHLAALAKLEPRLVPLVLAFRYWAKLCHVDCQAEGGIPSYSFSLMVIFFLQQRKQPILPVYLGYWIEGFDVKRVDEYHLTAIQLGHFVGWEHRPGSANEGRGDKSKNEPQKHDGQKSAEKKNENQKGKTHLVLENTESVSLGQLWLELLRFYTLEFALEDYIISIRLKELLPRDVKNWPRRRLAIEDPFALKRNVARSLNSQMVFEYIQERFRTAYRYFACPQSRNGHTPERDVLRPRVTRPARTCAVETKRGEEEEDGVNSTDDDDADEEEEDEDEAGDEEQRVSRGLARLLVEDEDEDGIRHPSSPTPSSHNGLFPDSDNEEQDEVGRKAPERESIAPEDLHYTFDRMIFTGGKPPTVVCSICKRDGHLKDDCPEDFKKMELTPLPPMTERFREILDNLCRRCYDELSPTPGEQYKREQILAGLERFIRKEYNDTAQLCLFGSSKNGFGFRDSDLDICMTLEGHDTAEKLNCKEIIEALAKVLKKHTGLRNILPITTAKVPIVKFEHKLSSLEGDISLYNTLAQHNTRMLATYAALDPRVQYLGYTIKVFAKRCDIGDASRGSLSSYAYILMVLYFLQQRQPPVIPVLQEIYDGSSVPQRMVDGWNAFFFEDLDELRRRWPEFQQNHETVGELWLGLLRFYTEEFDFKEHVISIRQRKRLTTFEKQWTSKCIAIEDPFDLNHNLGAGVSRKMTNFIMKAFINGRKLFGTPFYPMLGMEADYFFDSKVLTDGELAPNDRCCRICGKIGHYMKDCPKRRRSDRMKKKESDKDEEMREEDREPRERRCFQCGYLGHVRRECPDYRHLRQRGAPTQVPQMIRSMVSSQAIPIPQSGTSQDRPGRTRQPSECSDTRQTPPYSPQPSTFIQPSVSPQSSQSAKPSPGSSSSSSALSKSPHHPSLPLPATPPQQQQQQVHLSLFGFTPSQYMGMLSPGTWPSHPPSPGVKYNMRKGQGNGGAGHTSNPTPVNLNDPSIIFAQPAGRDGGPHWHNHHLNNPGALVANGTVGKSEAGFQAPFGSVGQVSRSLGNSGAGSISVSSSWGFRMPQTYMQQSNKPFISQSAVANQHFPLLQSGRPVNLSYIQQKK from the exons atggatgagaccaaaagcCCATTGAAGTCCGGAAAGCCGTCTCGATCGGGCGGGAGCAAGGCCTCATCCAGAGCACAGAAGGAGCGCGAGAACGCCAAGACGCCAAATCGCAGTAAAAACACGGCAGCGTCCAGAGTGAAGGAGGAGGGCCAGGGTGGGTATGCCGGGGGCAAAGGGAGAGCAGGAAGTCCTCAGGAGTCAGGAAGAAGCAAAGCGCGCAGGCTGACGGGGAGAACAGGCTCGGGGGAGAGAGGCAAGGTGAGGAATCCGACTCAGCAGGGGGTCAGGAGTGGAAACCTCACGCCTCTCAGCACCAAGGAGGAGAACACCGCTCCGAATAAAACCCCCAGACCTGCACTGAGGGACAGACATGCag GCGAGGTGTTGGCGAGACGGCCGGCGGAGAGCGCTCCAGATGGTGTGGACGAGACGAACCTGACCTCCGATCAGCAGCTGGGTCTGAAACAGGCCGAGGAGAGACTGCAGAGAGACTACATCCACAGACTGACCAAG CAGTCCCCAGATTACCCAAATTTCCAGTATCTATGCAAACTCTGCTCGGTTCACGTGGACAACATCCAGGGTGCTCACAAACACATCAAAGAGAAACGGCACAAGAAGAACAtcatg gagaagcAGGAGGAGAACGAGTTGCGTTCGTTACCCCCTCCATCTCCAGCTCACCTGCGAGCACTGAACTCAGCTGTGATGGAGGCGGCGCAGGAGCATGGCATCTCCGAGCAGGAGTTCCAGCAGAGAGACACTGTGCTGCGGAGCATGGAGCTGATCATCCAGAGACACCTACCTG cgTGTTCTCTGCGTCTCTACGGTTCCTGTCTCACGCGATTCGCCTTCAAGTCCAGTGACGTCAACATCGACGTACTCTATCCCTCCAGT ATGACGCAACCTGACGTCCTTATTCAAGTGCTGGACATCCTGAAGAAGAGCG ATGAGTTCTCAGATGTGGAGTCGGACTTCCATGCTAAAGTTCCCGTCATCTTCTGCCGTGATGTGTCCTG TGGTTTATTGTGTAAAGTGAGCGCAGGAAATGATGTCGCGTGCCTCACCACCAATCACCTGGCAGCATTGGCCAAGCTGGAGCCTCGCCTGGTTCCTCTGGTGCTGGCATTCCGCTACTGGGCCAAg CTGTGTCATGTGGACTGCCAGGCCGAGGGCGGGATTCCTTCCTACTCCTTCTCGCTGATGGTCATCTTTTTCCTGCAGCAAAGGAAGCAGCCCATTCTACCTGTGTATCTCGGCTACTGG ATCGAAGGGTTCGACGTGAAGCGTGTGGACGAGTATCACCTGACCGCCATTCAGTTGGGGCACTTTGTGGGATGGGAGCACAGACCGGGCAGCGCTAACGAGGGGCGCGGAGACAAGAGCAAAAACGAACCCCAAAAACATGACGGCCAAAAATCAGCCGAGAAAAAGAACGAGAACCAGAAGGGCAAg ACCCATCTGGTGCTGGAGAACACGGAGAGCGTCTCTCTCGGCCAGCTGTGGTTGGAGCTGCTACGTTTCTACACGCTGGAGTTCGCTCTGGAGGATTACATCATTAGCATCCGGTTGAAGGAGCTGCTGCCCCGAGACGTGAAGAACTGGCCACGCCGCCGCCTCGCCATTGAGG ACCCGTTTGCCCTGAAGAGGAATGTAGCGCGGAGTCTGAACAGTCAGATGGTGTTCGAGTACATCCAGGAGCGATTCCGCACCGCCTACCGATACTTCGCCTGCCCTCAGAGCCGTAATGGACACACCCCCGAACGAGATGTGCTGCGACCACGTGTGACCCGGCCGGCCAGAACGTGCGCCGTCGAAActaagagaggagaggaagaggaggacggCGTGAACAGCACCGATGACGATGATGCGGACGAAGAAGAGGAAGACGAAGATGAAGCTGGAGATGAAGAGCAGCGTGTGAGCAGAGGCTTAGCCAGGCTGCTTGTCGAGGACGAGGACGAAGACGGCATCCGTCACCCCTCTTCCCCGACCCCGTCCTCTCACAATGGCCTGTTCCCCGACAGCGACAATGAGGAGCAGGATGAAGTCGGGCGGAAAGCTCCGGAACGGGAGAGCATCGCCCCGGAGGACCTGCACTATACGTTCGACAGGATGATCTTCACTGGAGGAAAG cccCCGACGGTGGTGTGCAGTATCTGTAAGCGAGACGGCCATCTGAAAGACgactgtcctgaagactttaagAAGATGGAGCTGACTCCTCTGCCTCCCATGACGGAGCGCTTCAGAGAAATCCTCGACAACCTGTGCAGGCGCTGCTACG atgagcTGTCGCCAACTCCGGGAGAGCAGTATAAGAGGGAACAGATTCTAGCCGGTCTGGAGCGCTTCATTCGGAAAGAGTATAAtg atacAGCCCAGCTGTGTCTGTTTGGTTCCTCCAAGAACGGTTTCGGTTTCCGTGACAGTGACCTGGACATCTGTATGACGTTGGAGGGTCACGACACAGCAGAG AAACTGAACTGTAAAGAGATCATTGAGGCGTTAGCCAAGGTGCTGAAGAAACACACAG GTCTGAGGAACATCTTGCCTATAACGACCGCCAAAGTGCCTATCGTCAAGTTCGAACACAAGCTGAGCAGTCTGGAAGGAGACATCAGCCTCTACAACACACTG GCTCAGCACAACACACGTATGTTGGCCACGTACGCAGCCCTGGACCCACGTGTGCAGTATTTGGGCTATACCATAAAAGTGTTTGCAAAG aggtGTGACATCGGCGATGCTTCAAGGGGTAGTCTCTCATCTTACGCCTACATCCTCATGGTGCTGTACTTCCTGCAGCAGAGACAGCCTCCCGTCATCCCCGTCCTACAGgag ATCTACGACGGGAGTTCCGTTCCTCAGAGGATGGTTGACGGCTGGAACGCGTTCTTTTTCGAAGACCTGGACGAGCTG CGGCGGCGTTGGCCTGAGTTCCAGCAGAACCACGAGACGGTAGGGGAGCTGTGGCTCGGCCTACTGCGCTTCTATACTGAGGAGTTCGACTTTAAAGAGCACGTGATCTCCATCCGGCAGCGGAAACGCCTCACCACATTCGAGAAACAGTGGACCTCCAAGTGCATTGCCATCGAAG atcCCTTCGACTTGAATCACAATCTCGGTGCTGGAGTGTCACGGAAAA tGACGAATTTCATCATGAAGGCATTCATTAATGGCAGGAAGTTGTTCGGAACGCCATTTTATCCAATGCTGGGGATGGAAgcg GATTACTTCTTCGACTCGAAGGTGCTGACGGATGGTGAGCTCGCTCCGAATGACCGCTGCTGTCGGATCTGTGGCAAAATCGGACATTACATGAAGGACTGCCCGAAGAGGCGCAGGTCAGacag gatgaagaagaaggagagTGATAAGGATGAGGAGATGCGTGAGGAGGACAGAGAGCCGAGGGAGAGACGCTGTTTCCAGTGCGGATACCTAGGACACGTCCGGAGAGAATGTCCTGATTACAGACACCTCCGACAGAGAGGAGCTCCTACacagg TTCCTCAGATGATCCGTTCCATGGTGAGCTCTCAGGCCATCCCCATTCCTCAGAGTGGTACGTCCCAGGATCGACCTGGCCGGACCAGGCAGCCATCAGAATGT TCAGACACACGTCAGACTCCTCCGTACTCGCCCCAGCCATCTACGTTCATCCAGCCTTCCGTCTCTCCTCAGTCATCTCAGAGTGCCAAGCCTTCGCCAGgctcctcgtcctcctcgtcCGCTCTGTCCAAATCCCCCCAtcatccctctctccctcttcccgcCACTcctcctcagcagcagcagcagcaggttcatctgtctctctttggtTTCACCCCCTCTCAGTACATGGGCATGCTCTCACCGGGCACCTGGCCCTCCCATCCGCCCTCCCCGGGGGTAAAGTACAATATGAGGAAGGGGCAGGGGA